The genomic stretch AAATACACGAAGTGAGATACACTTGGTAGTAAGAGGAAACCAGAACTCTGGAGGTACTTCGGCTAGCAAACCAACTTGCCCGTCTTTAGCCGAGTTGAGTTTTCCCCAACGAAATGTAACTTAGTGCGCATTACCGACACAAACTTGCCTTCTGAGAATGATGTTGAAGGACATTCTGCTCCACGGTCATGGCAGGTACAGAGTGAAATACAAACGAAAAAATCTAAAAACTTAAAGAATAAAACTGTTAGCTAAAAGTAATACGAATAAAACATCTGGCGGAGACGCCCACAGCATGAACGGCGGGTTGGAGAGCGTCATTGGAAATGCGAGTTGCGGAATACGTGTAAAACATCAACACAATCCATTTTTCATGTTCCATTAGTAGAGCCTTAGCTAGCAAATGGCCATTACGTAATCGTACTTCTACAATCAAGGCTTCACCGTAGCTTTAGTATAGAGGCAGACCGTGCAGAATTAAGGCAGTGAAGTCCCATGATATAAACTAAGTTATGCCCTGTGCTCTGTTTACATATTAGCACTTGTGAAACTGTTAGTCTGGGTCAGATAGATCCAGGACATTACTGAGATtttacagcaataaaataaaatgcatgcaaaaataCTCAATGTATGTTTATCTCAATtccacacacgtacatacacacgtacatacagacgggtgacaaattaaaggaaaaaccaataTAAATTGTCTTAGTAAGGTTTTGGGCCACCACAAACCGCCAGAACaacttcaatgcaccttggcaaaGATTCTACAAGCCTCTGGAACTCTAATGGAGGGAttgaacaccattcttccaaaacatattccctcatttggtgttttgatgatggtggtagaGAGCGCCGTCTAAcacgtcggtccaaaatctcccataggtgttcgacagggttgagatctggtgactgcgaaggccacagcatattattcacattattttcataatcaacaaaccattcagtgaccccatgtgccctgtggatgggggtattgtcatcctggaagagactaCTCACATCAGGATAGAAAAGTTTCATTATAGGATAAAGGCAATCACTCGGAATAACTTTAATGACCAAGCCTTCCTCCATGACTCACATAAGAGTGGCATAGCAGACACCATCAAAATCTCAGATGCAGAATTGGGTTTGGATAATTTTATTAATGCTTCTATTTTAGTGGTGGACAAACAAGCCCCTTTtaagatattttaaataaaaaatagatccAATCCTTGGTTtacaatcaatttttaaaaactctctgCACAGCTAATTGCAGAATGCATATCTCACGTTTTTAACCTTGCTATCACCCACTGGAATAATCCCTAAAGCCTGGAAGACTGCTAGTTCTGTTCTTCCATTACATAAAGCTAGTGAGAGGACTCACTTAAACAACTACCATCTTATATCCAAATTGTGCTGCCTGGCTCAAATTCTGAAATATCTGTTTAATAATCACCTCACATCACACCTATCTATGTTCTCTGTTCTCTTAGCCCTTACAAATCTAGATTTAAGCCTAAGTATAATGCTACTTCAGCTATCTTCTTGGTTTTAAATGACATGGTATTAGATCTGGATAACAGAAAGTCCTGCGTCGCTGTTTGTATTCCTTTCTAAGGCCTTTGACACCATGGATCACTCTTTGCTTCTGGGTTGTCTGACTCGCATTGGCGTCAGCTGCCCTAGCCGTCTGTGGTTTGAGAACTATGAGTGATATCCAGTCAGACCTTTTACACAAAGGGCGTTCAACATGATTCTGTTTTGGGACCAGTACTGTTTACAATTTTCATTAATGACATCCTCTTTGGATTAATGTAAATTcaattttcatataaatatcTAGGAATCTGGGTTGATGATAAACTTGATTTTAAATTTCACGTTAataaacaagtttaaaaaaaactgaggatAAAACTAGGCTTTCTATACAGAAATAAGTTCTGTTTGCCTGGGctccacagaaagaaaatagtGGAATCACTATTTTTATCTGTACTGGACTATGGAGATGTAATCTAAGGTCAAGCTGTCGCTACTACCCAGAAAGCACTAGATACTGTTTACCACTCAACGCTAAGATTTATCACTGGTGACAGGTGTAACACACACCACTGTCTCTTGCATACAAACGTTGGGTGGCTGTCACTATCGGTAAGAAGAGagcattctttttatttatttataaaacattacTGAATAAACAGCcagctatatatatatcatcTCCATTAATCCAGTACACTAACAGTCATGGTACACATTCTCAAAACAGGCTTACAACTAAAGGTACAACCAGTGAGAATCGACCTTGCCTTCAGGTATTATGCCCCATACATTTGGAATAAAATACAGAGCACTTGAAGTCTAAAATCACTGCTGCCACTTCACCTGGTCAAAACTCCGATCTCTGAGCTTTTTAAGTCTGcgtgtaattgtttttaatttctgtctaaatttaaatttaaaattttattatttataattttttatttctgttgcgCTTACTTCCAATTCTTTCTACACTAAATGGTTAAATCTAATTTATTGCACTGTTTTAATCTCTGTAACTCGACACACCATTGTACATGAAGATTCTTCCTCCATGGTTTTTCCTGATGAAATAAAGTTTGGATGAATTAATCTCTCTCAGTGTCATTCTGGTCAGTCTGACCCAAGCCAAGCACATGGGTTGTCAAGAGGATCCTCTATGTGTTGTGACTTCTGGCGTTTTTAAAgttgaaataaacacacacgcaagttGAATTAATTTTTGAATGTCAAGGAGAGTTATGTTAAAAGAGAGCCTCGGCTGAACAGTTTATGGTCAGAAGGGTATAAAATTAAGGGAATGCACTTGAATGGGACAGAAGCTTTTCTTTAGAAGAACTTAGCTGGGATTTACTGCCAGGTGTGTAAAGACAGAAAAcactattttaaagaaattattttgaagaaagagGAAATTACTTCTATAGCACCTCGGCtgtttaattcatttgtttggCAGTTTCATCCGGAACCAcgaatacacactcacacgaacAGTGGCATCAATAATCCACTGTCTAGCAGAAACTACAGCTTCAGAGATAAGCATGCTACTAACTTTGTGTGACATACATGTCTACGGTctaaaaatgtagctaaaagCATCACTATTTTGCTTTCACACTATGTGCTTACATTGCATACAAAGGCACACAAAGCAGAACATTCTTGCCCACTTCCAAAGGTTGCCATGCCTATTTCCCACAGCTGCTTGTGCTGTTGGTCGCCTCAcagcctccagggggcgccCCATCACAGCCGGCCTTTTTCTCAGTCTTAGAGCACTGCCTGATGGAGGAGCCCAGCTTGTCCGCCAGCAGGAACGGGTTGAGGTGAGAGTACTGAAAGGGAGAGGTCAGCAAAGTTGAGCACAGGGGGATTACCTGGCAGGGCACCTCTTGCTACACAGTCAGGACGTTGCCTGGCAATTCTCACTGAACACCCACTTAACCGTTAAGGTTTTTCCacaacaaaatttttttaatgtcagttGGCTTCTGACGTGTCTTCACCTGAATGCTCCTATGACCACATGATGCCACTTCATACACACCTAATCCAACAGTACACTTTTCCTGGGGTTTatactatgacatcacagcccaaGATGGCTGTTGAGCATACAGGAGGTTCTCCCAAGCgaagaaatgcatttgcagcCCAAGAGCATCGGGTATACGGTATCGGTATACGCCAATCAAAACCtttcaatcaaatcaaattttcaaAATTGCAACTATCAACACTGTCTAAATcattagtaaaataaatgatttgggCAAATTAAATACAGTGATACTGGCTTGTAAAAATGTGATTCCTCCTGAAAGAGTTAATTCCTTACtagaagtatatatatatagaagcggaatgcattcaaatgaatggcatAATTTAATGTCTGTCATGAAAATGTGCTCATTACTGGCATTGTTTTTCATCTGCAGAAAGAAGCTATTTGCTGTCATATTGAAGAGATTAATGTTTCCTGTCACCTTGTTTACCTGAAAGATTTTACATAAGGCGTTTAGCATAAGATGATGCacagatttaaaacaaaaatagcttTTATCGACTTGATAATTATGCTGAAAAATGTGGACAAATAACATGCCACTAATAGACAGCAGATTCTATGAACGTTTCATTTATGACAGAGCTTATTATTCTTAGAAACCGAGTCCTTTGCTACTACACGGACGGTACTTCAGACAGCATTTAAACAGGAACGATTCCATCCTCACAATTTAAGCTCTACATCCGGGTTGTTGCTACATCCAAGCAGGCTGCACTGTAATTTCAGTCCCCCCTCCGAGGAGTCCGTTACCTGGGGCGCGTGGTCCTGGCTCGTGGCCTGGCTTTCCGAGTCCTGGATCAGGAAGTCGGTCGAGTAGCGGGAGGAGCGCAGTACGGCAGCCGCCTCGGCGTCGACAGGAAGCGGCACGTCTCTCTGCAGGGGGCGCACAGGAAGTCAGAGGGACCCGAATATTACCTGTGTCCAGGGCCAGGCTGGTAAATAAAAACTCTGATCTGTATTAAGTCTAGGTGCAAGACgctgtgtgctgcagttagACTGGAAGGTCTAAAGGTTTTTTCTGTAACTGCATTCCCTATAAGCGGCGCGTGACGCTTCCTGAAACCTTCTTAACCGCTAGCATAGCCAGCGAGGAGCCTCGGCTGGCCCACCTGGAAGGAGTGCGAGGCGTCAAAGTCCAGCTGGTCGCTGTGGTCGGGCACCGTCCCCTTGTACGTGACCTCCGCCCCCACCGTTACGGAGCTTTTGGGCAGTTTGAAGAAGCGGTAAGTGCCAGACGCGTACCTGATGCCACCTGCATGGAAGGAAGCAGGAAggcgggggcagggtggggggtggggggtgtgggggggaggggcagtccacaaacagacagaggtCACGGAATGGGGGGAAGAGTCTCCTTATGATACACACTGGGCTGGGCCGCAAGCAACCAACATTCTgattgacatttctttttttttcctggcagaCGTGGCGGGCCCCGCCCTGTAACGGATAAGGTACCGGTTTTCCTCAGGAGCTCGGCGTTATGGACCGCGATGTGACTGGCGGCCAGGAGGCGGGGCGTGCTGAAGCCGATGTCCTGCACCGGCGCGATCAGGTCCCGCCAGTAGAGGGCGCCGCCCATGCCTTCCCCTGTCACAACACAACAGCGCCCAGTTTTCatcctcttttctcttctcatgttgttttgtttcaggAAATATGGCCACAAAAAAGACAAATCCTACAGAAGTGCAAAAAATACTGAATTCATTTAGaacatggggcgacatagctcaggaggtaagagtggttgtctggcagtcggagggttgccggttcgaaccccgccctgggcgtgtcgaagtgtccctaagcaagacacctaacccctaactgctctggtgaatgagaggcatcaattgtaaagcgctttggataaaagcgctatataaatgcagtccatttaccattcctgATGCACTGCTCAGTGCgctgttctgtttttatgacatttattaATACAGAAAGGACTTTGGGCCTATTGGTCAATGGACCTCAGAAGTCTGACAACACAGAGAAAAACCTTTGCCCCTATATAGATTTCCAGATCAAAGGATAACTTATctacagagaaaatgaacacaacCATTCTTGTCATAGTCTGTGAATTCCGACGCCGCTTTCCAACCATTACAATCATTGTAACAGCAAGCTGCTGTTAATGCTATTGTCACAGCTAGCCTGGCAGTTCATCAAGCTGGTCAGAGCTACCATTAGCCAGCAAGGAAATTCAAAGAAAGTACTCAAATAACTTAAGGAAATTACTAATGAGAACAGCAATAATAACAAGATATTTACAGCGATATATACAACcgtacacaataaaaaaaaaaaccatatcaTTTATTACACTAACGAGTAACTAACAGGTAATTACGTGGCCATCTTACGAAGACAAAATAAACTTATATAACTAACCAGCAGGTTATTGTCAACTGTTTGTTTCCAAACATGCCCACAACAGCCATCAACTTTACAGGCACTCTGTGCTTACACTGTTTCTTTGATCATTTAGGCAATGAAGTTTACACAAGTCTCTCCAAGAACTATAATAGTACAACAGAGTTAAGACAAAATACTAACCTAAATTTTGTTTGGAGACGAAATAACACATCACAAACACTATTAAAATGACTACGCATATTTACTCCATAGTACTGGATCTTCTTTCAGATGTTCAGGAACAACTTTGTCTGCATACATATCACTAAAATAGAATTCTCCACCTTCCTATAAGACAAGAAAAATTGCATAAGAGAAAATGAAGTAATATTCATATGAATTTTGCTTTAACATTTGCCATActgcagtttttgtttgtttttgagaggCCCAGACAATATTTTTGTGCAACACTTCCACCAAGACTTCCAGAAGTTTCTGACCAGcagctttaaaatggctgccataaCACCATTCAGAAGGTCACGAcctaaagcaagaaaaacacTTCCAACTTCCAAACACCCCGATACCAGCTACTGTAGAGCTGGCTGGTCATGAGACTATTCTGTAAATGTCAGTATAGCTTGCTggcttgcattttttttaaaactgtctcAGCAAgtgtaaaacatatttacaaaaagtgaaataatattttattaaacaaccccagaaagtgaactatccctttaagttAACCTTCCTAATAGGCTTTGTTCACTCtgaaaaaagtcacaaaaaagtgcttataaaggcacaAACACTTTTATCTGTGGTGGCACCGTATGggtacataaaaatgtatcccTAGCCAGCAATATGTTAGTTTGTTTGTaacttttttgcttgtaaaaggtacttattagtacccaaatagaaTAGCATTAAGAACAAATATGTTGGTCAACCTCCACTACACCTTTATTTCTCAGAgtgttgtgtgcatttgcatcaGATGGAAAATGTCTGATTCACTAAGTCATCACATGGCCAACAAAATCAGAAGAGTCAGAGGTTGCTCTACCATGAAAATAAACTTACCACAGAACTGGTTATCAAGGAATTGTGCGCGTATGGGGAAATGATTACCTTAAGGACCCTGTATGCCTCTTTCATGACAGCCTTCTTATCTGGACACAAGCACATCACACAGTTtgaccttgaaaaaaaaatgacatcttCATTCATCTCCGTTACACTGAAATGAAAGGTATAGAACTGCTCTATCAAATAACAGCATCTGGATAAGAGCTcctgctaaatggctgtgaaaataacatttggtgATATTTGGAGCTGTGTGACCTATTGGCGGTTCCTGACAGAaacaaaagttttaaaatgcttCGGAAAAGAAAGGTGCATGCAAGCACATGCCTCTTACAGAAGACAAAGTGGCCTGTTCTGTCAGGAAATCCCGCGGATACAAATGACAATAAACGGCAAGGcaaggtgcatgctgggaaggcgTTTAGTTTACACTACGACATCCAGAGAGTCGCTCTGTATCCCAGCCTCTCCCAGCCTCTCCAGGTATCCCTGGACGAAGGTGGTGTTGGGTTCCTCGTAACCAAACGCTTCCTGGTGGTACTTGATGTATTTACGCGACGCCGAGATCTAGAAGATGAAACAGCACAAAAGACTGAGTGACGCCGTTATGAACAGGCCTGGCTAATTTAGCACAACGCGAGGGGCACGTGGTCGCAGTACCAGCTCCTCGGTCATGTCGATGCCAATCACGCGGCCGCTCTTCCCCACAAGCCTGCTAAGGATGTAGCAGTCTCGTCCAGAACCGCTCCCCAGGTCCAAGACCTTACAGCCTGTCAGCTTTTCTGGAACCACTATGCCACATCCAAAAtacctgcagaaaataattaacattcCGACTACAGTGTCAACTACATGCCTCAGGGGCCAGGAAGAAGGTTGCCAACCAAAACATCATATCCGTCCTCCCTTCCATTCAATTAAAGCAATTCATACAGAAAATGTTGATGTCCATTCAGTTTTGTCTTGAGAGGCCATGAACCACGCCTGTGAAGGTAGACTATAGGCCTACATCTGATAGTTACGTGGGGTTGCCTTATAAAATGGAATTAGAACCAagaaaatcataaattattaatggCATAATATTCTAAGGTATTAAAGACGTTACCTTTTTGACACTTCTGGGTGGACCAGTTTGAGGGCATCTAACGCACTCTTGGACATAGGGCGCGCGGGCATCGTGCATGACGCACTTGTTTGTAAGTCTTCGGACGTTTCTAGGCGCGAGCCGTAGTATTCCTGCCCAGAGAAGGAAGCGGTAAATACAGTCATGAATAGGAAACCCCTCCTTCTTTACCTTAACATTTTGATCAAACTTAAACACATATGCAATcggaaaatgtatttctctttaATGAACGGGGATACCTGAACATTTTTATGCACTTGAGAGGCCATGTCGTTAACTGCGTTCAACTCAGTTCCAGAGctgcaaaaaacacaaactacGTCATTTGAAACGGTCACTGCCTTGACATTTCAGGTCGCATGGTACTTCAGGTGCAATACTTCAGTATAtcaatgcaaatgctatgttaaaaatttttaaataaataagttgcgttaagtcgctctggataacagcgtctgctaaatacctgtaaagTAATGTAGTGTATCGCTCTCTTGTAACGGTCCAACACTGCCGCAAATCGACCCTCTTATTCGTGTtatatacatgtaaaatacttcACAGCTTAATAAGCAACTACTCTAGCGAGTAGCTGTCAATTTCCAACAAAATACTCTTTAAAAGTTAGTGTTTAGGCATGGAAACTAGGCATGAAGACAAGTTTACCTGTGGACTATAGTCTCCAGTTCTTCCCTCTGAACTTATGCACCTACTGTATATCAATATAGATAAGGAACAAGATCTGTGGGGGTTGGTAGGTA from Anguilla anguilla isolate fAngAng1 chromosome 12, fAngAng1.pri, whole genome shotgun sequence encodes the following:
- the zgc:153372 gene encoding arsenite methyltransferase — encoded protein: MASQVHKNVQEYYGSRLETSEDLQTSASCTMPARPMSKSALDALKLVHPEVSKRYFGCGIVVPEKLTGCKVLDLGSGSGRDCYILSRLVGKSGRVIGIDMTEELISASRKYIKYHQEAFGYEEPNTTFVQGYLERLGEAGIQSDSLDVVVSNCVMCLCPDKKAVMKEAYRVLKEGGEFYFSDMYADKVVPEHLKEDPVLWREGMGGALYWRDLIAPVQDIGFSTPRLLAASHIAVHNAELLRKTGGIRYASGTYRFFKLPKSSVTVGAEVTYKGTVPDHSDQLDFDASHSFQRDVPLPVDAEAAAVLRSSRYSTDFLIQDSESQATSQDHAPQYSHLNPFLLADKLGSSIRQCSKTEKKAGCDGAPPGGCEATNSTSSCGK